One genomic region from Proteus vulgaris encodes:
- the pepT gene encoding peptidase T: MNTLGQKLEQRFFRYLAIESQSDASASVVPSTQGQLELAKLLAKELETYGLKDIYIDSHAILYAMRPGTKPNAPKVGFVAHLDTVDVGISPDIHPQTLRYEGKDLCLNKEKDVWFKAQEHPEAEPYIGEEIIFSDGTSVLGADNKAAITVVMELMDKLQHADFDCGDIYVAFVPDEEIGLRGSKLMDLSRFNVDFAYTIDCCALGEVVYETFNAASIKVSVKGITAHPMSAKNVLLNPIRVAHDFIGCFDRFDTPEHTEHREGYFYVTDLIANPDNAVIKMAIRDFDKQSYEARKQFIKQSVALIQARHPRAQIDYEIVDVYSNISDSIGEDRTAIELIFEALKRLDIQPNVIPMRGGTDGSALSARGLLTPNYFTGALNFHSRFEFLPVSSFEKSYLVTEMLCRLVGQRG; the protein is encoded by the coding sequence ATGAACACCCTAGGTCAAAAGTTAGAACAGCGTTTCTTCCGTTATCTGGCAATTGAAAGCCAAAGTGATGCATCTGCTTCTGTGGTGCCTAGCACGCAGGGACAACTTGAGTTAGCAAAGTTACTGGCTAAAGAGCTAGAAACTTATGGATTAAAAGATATCTATATCGATTCTCATGCCATTTTATATGCAATGAGACCGGGTACTAAACCCAATGCCCCTAAAGTTGGGTTTGTTGCTCACCTTGATACCGTTGATGTGGGCATTTCACCTGATATTCACCCTCAAACACTGCGTTATGAAGGAAAAGATCTCTGCTTAAATAAAGAGAAAGATGTCTGGTTTAAAGCACAAGAACATCCTGAAGCAGAACCTTATATTGGTGAAGAGATTATCTTCAGTGATGGTACAAGCGTATTAGGTGCTGATAATAAAGCCGCGATCACCGTAGTTATGGAGTTGATGGATAAACTTCAACATGCTGATTTTGATTGTGGCGATATCTATGTTGCGTTTGTACCTGATGAAGAGATTGGATTACGCGGTTCTAAACTGATGGATTTATCTCGCTTCAACGTTGATTTTGCTTACACCATTGATTGCTGTGCATTAGGCGAGGTGGTGTATGAAACCTTTAATGCGGCATCAATTAAAGTGTCTGTAAAAGGTATTACTGCGCACCCAATGTCAGCGAAAAACGTATTATTAAACCCAATTCGCGTTGCTCATGATTTTATTGGCTGTTTTGACCGCTTTGATACACCAGAGCACACCGAACACCGCGAAGGTTATTTCTATGTCACTGATTTAATCGCCAATCCTGATAATGCAGTGATTAAAATGGCTATTCGTGATTTTGACAAGCAAAGTTATGAAGCCCGTAAACAGTTTATTAAGCAATCTGTTGCGTTGATCCAAGCTCGTCACCCTCGTGCGCAAATCGATTATGAGATTGTCGATGTGTATAGCAATATCAGTGATTCGATTGGGGAAGATCGCACCGCTATCGAACTTATTTTTGAGGCATTAAAACGATTAGATATTCAACCTAATGTGATCCCAATGCGAGGAGGTACAGATGGCTCAGCACTTTCAGCAAGAGGATTACTAACACCAAACTATTTCACTGGTGCATTGAATTTCCACTCTCGTTTTGAGTTTTTACCTGTTAGCTCATTTGAAAAGAGCTATTTAGTAACAGAGATGCTGTGTCGTTTGGTCGGACAACGCGGATAA
- a CDS encoding AbgT family transporter, with the protein MTTQTQPNKKGFLNRVERIGNIMPDVTMLFVYALVICWIFSFLLSFVHFDYFHPVTKEKITVINMFQYEEIILFVTSAVKNFISFPPLGITIVATLGIGIAESSGFIKTALKKMLSFISPRMLTPTVVFVGIVAHLASDSAYVILMPVSAMMFYASGRHPLAGIAASFAGLAGGFTASYTPSIIDPIMQSFTQEAAQIMAPGYSVNVLCNYFFSVGGTFGVILTCWYITEKIVEPWLNKNCPVSSGIDTKDAELGEITPIEKRAFRFAGWAVVLMGIGLFALLLPETSPLRSPEGSLTSPKAPIMQIVVPLLFIFFSVPGLIYGYMAKSFASTKDIVKAMENITKSLIPFIVFAFFAAQFLYSFQHSNLGTLLALSGAELLRTLNMPSGMTVLGVILLTAILNIMITSATSKWAVIAPVLVPMLMAVGISPELTQAAFRVSDSAMNVSTPMFPFYPLILMYCQKYYKGAGIGTLCSMMIPFTIGLLIVLTTTLFVFWGLDIPLGFDSGYTWQPAS; encoded by the coding sequence ATGACAACACAAACACAACCCAATAAAAAAGGTTTTTTAAACCGAGTAGAACGTATTGGTAATATCATGCCTGATGTTACGATGCTGTTCGTTTACGCCTTAGTGATCTGCTGGATATTTTCATTTCTCCTCTCTTTTGTACATTTTGATTATTTCCACCCAGTGACTAAAGAGAAAATCACTGTCATTAATATGTTTCAATATGAAGAAATTATATTATTTGTGACAAGTGCAGTGAAAAATTTCATTAGTTTTCCACCTCTTGGGATAACAATTGTTGCAACATTAGGGATTGGTATTGCAGAAAGCAGCGGTTTTATTAAAACAGCGTTAAAAAAGATGCTTTCGTTTATTTCTCCTAGAATGCTAACACCAACCGTTGTTTTTGTTGGTATTGTTGCGCACTTAGCGTCTGACTCTGCTTACGTTATTCTTATGCCAGTCTCTGCGATGATGTTTTATGCCAGTGGTCGTCATCCTTTAGCCGGTATCGCTGCCTCATTTGCAGGTTTAGCGGGTGGATTTACCGCAAGTTATACACCGTCAATTATTGATCCAATAATGCAAAGCTTTACTCAAGAAGCAGCGCAAATTATGGCTCCGGGATATAGCGTTAACGTTTTATGTAACTACTTTTTTAGTGTAGGCGGTACATTTGGTGTTATTTTAACTTGTTGGTATATCACTGAAAAAATTGTAGAGCCTTGGCTAAACAAAAACTGCCCTGTCTCTTCAGGGATTGATACCAAGGATGCAGAGTTAGGTGAAATCACACCAATAGAAAAACGTGCATTCCGTTTTGCAGGTTGGGCGGTTGTATTGATGGGTATTGGTTTATTTGCCCTGCTATTACCAGAAACCTCACCATTACGTTCACCAGAAGGCAGTTTAACCAGCCCTAAAGCGCCAATTATGCAAATTGTGGTGCCTTTACTGTTTATCTTCTTCTCTGTACCCGGCTTAATCTATGGCTATATGGCCAAGTCTTTTGCTTCCACAAAAGATATCGTCAAAGCAATGGAAAATATCACTAAATCGCTGATCCCATTTATCGTTTTTGCCTTTTTTGCGGCTCAGTTTCTTTACTCTTTCCAACACTCGAATTTAGGGACTCTATTAGCGTTATCGGGTGCAGAGTTACTGCGTACGCTTAATATGCCTTCAGGTATGACGGTATTAGGTGTGATTTTGCTGACTGCGATTTTAAATATTATGATCACCTCAGCAACATCAAAATGGGCTGTTATTGCTCCGGTATTAGTGCCAATGTTAATGGCTGTCGGAATTTCACCTGAATTAACGCAAGCTGCGTTCCGTGTCAGTGATTCCGCAATGAATGTGAGTACACCGATGTTCCCCTTCTACCCACTGATTTTGATGTATTGCCAAAAATACTATAAAGGGGCAGGTATCGGCACACTGTGCTCAATGATGATCCCGTTCACTATTGGCTTGCTTATTGTATTAACGACGACACTGTTTGTCTTCTGGGGACTCGATATTCCTCTTGGCTTTGACAGTGGATATACATGGCAACCGGCATCATAA